In the Phaseolus vulgaris cultivar G19833 chromosome 7, P. vulgaris v2.0, whole genome shotgun sequence genome, one interval contains:
- the LOC137829837 gene encoding NADPH-dependent aldehyde reductase 1, chloroplastic-like has translation MRVEGHVKTSLCHSSPRCIFKSLFINTSPSPLPTFKYNPLYMHASFTLFYHQPPSKTFFPTMASAEQKFPPQQQKTQPGKEHLMTPPPQFTSPDYKPSNKLQGKIALITGGDSGIGRAVSNLFSLEGATVAFTFVKGSEEKDAKETLEIIKRAKTAEAKDPMAIPTDLGYDENCKKVVEEVVSAFGRIDILINNAAEQYECGTVEDIDEPRLERVFRTNIFAYFFMARHALKHMKEGSNIINTTSVNAYKGHAKLLDYTSTKGAIVAFTRGLSLQLVSKGIRVNGVAPGPIWTPLIPASFKEEETAEFGGHVPMKRAGHPIEVAPSFVFLASNSCSSYITGQVLHPNGGTIVNG, from the exons ATGCGAGTGGAAGGACACGTGAAGACCTCCTTATGCCACTCTTCACCACGTTGCATCTTCAAATCCCTTTTCATCAACACATCACCCTCACCTCTTCCCACCTTCAAATACAATCCTTTATATATGCATGCATCTTTCACTCTTTTCTATCATCAACCTCCTTCCAAAACCTTCTTTCCAACAATGGCTTCTGCTGAACAAAAATTTCCCCCTCAGCAACAGAAAACACAACCTGGCAAAGAACATCTGATGACTCCACCACCCCAATTCACTAGCCCTGACTACAAACCTTCAAATAAACTCCAA GGAAAGATAGCATTAATCACTGGTGGTGATTCTGGGATTGGACGAGCAGTGTCTAACTTGTTTTCCTTGGAAGGTGCTACTGTGGCcttcacatttgtgaaggggaGCGAGGAGAAGGATGCCAAGGAGACCCTGGAAATCATAAAGAGGGCCAAGACTGCGGAGGCCAAGGATCCAATGGCCATACCAACTGATTTGGGTTATGATGAGAATTGCAAGAAGGTGGTTGAAGAGGTGGTGAGTGCTTTTGGTCGTATTGACATTCTGATCAACAACGCAGCTGAGCAATACGAGTGTGGAACTGTGGAGGACATAGATGAGCCTAGGCTCGAGAGGGTCTTTCGAACCAATATCTTTGCGTATTTCTTCATGGCCag GCACGCTTTGAAGCACATGAAGGAGGGAAGCAACATAATCAACACAACATCAGTGAATGCTTACAAGGGACATGCAAAACTACTGGATTACACTTCCACCAAGGGAGCAATTGTGGCCTTTACGAGGGGACTTTCCCTTCAGCTGGTTAGTAAGGGAATTCGTGTCAATGGGGTGGCTCCAGGGCCCATTTGGACTCCATTGATACCAGCATCTTTCAAGGAGGAGGAAACTGCAGAATTTGGAGGTCATGTGCCAATGAAGAGAGCTGGTCATCCTATTGAGGTTGCAccatcttttgtttttcttgctTCCAACTCCTGCTCCTCTTACATAACTGGACAAGTCCTTCACCCCAATG GTGGAACAATTGTCAATGGTTAA